One Narcine bancroftii isolate sNarBan1 chromosome 3, sNarBan1.hap1, whole genome shotgun sequence DNA window includes the following coding sequences:
- the ndufb7 gene encoding NADH dehydrogenase [ubiquinone] 1 beta subcomplex subunit 7, which produces MGAHLARRYLTDPDVEPEPSSVPSFPADMGLPNRRQREMIATQEEMNAAQLPLDQRDYCAHHLIKFLKCKRDMWPNFLACQHERHDWDKCEHEDYVMRMKEYEREKRLLKRKAMMERRQAA; this is translated from the exons ATGGGGGCGCATCTGGCTCGGCGCTACCTGACCGATCCCGACGTGGAGCCGGAGCCCAGCTCCGTCCCCAGCTTCCCGGCCGACATGGGCCTCCCCAACCGGCGGCAGCGCG AAATGATTGCAACACAAGAAGAAATGAATGCTGCCCAACTGCCCCTGGACCAGCGGGATTACTGTGCCCACCACCTCATCAAGTTCCTGAAGTGCAAGAGGGACATGTGGCCTAACTTCCTGGCATGTCAACACGAGCGTCACGACTGGGACAAGTGCGAACACGAAGA TTACGTGATGCGGATGaaagagtacgagagagagaagCGCCTGCTGAAGAGGAAGGCAATGATGGAAAGGAGGCAGGCCGCATAG